A region from the Sandaracinus amylolyticus genome encodes:
- a CDS encoding glycoside hydrolase family 19 protein yields MRRARVLLVGLALVISGCEGILIERGGLGEIDAGRTTPSVDAARPIDPPSDDDAGTSPRADPIDASLPPDDDVDAGTPPPPPPPPIDASTEPDAGAPPPPPPPPPPPPPPPPPPVGGFADLVTRAQWDEMFPQRNALYSYDALVAATEHHPTFAREGTLEQRRREVAAFLANIAHETTGGWDTAPGGRYAWGLYFIQEVGCESGACTQYCAPSATNPCAPGRTYHGRGPIQLSWNYNYGPMGRELGVDLLADPDAVTRDGVVAFRTALWFWTTAQSPKPSCHDVITGRWTPTDADRAAGRLPGFGMTVNVINGGLECGRPGDYRVADRLGFYARFTSMLGVSQGDHVDCASMRPY; encoded by the coding sequence ATGCGGCGCGCGCGTGTCCTCCTGGTCGGGCTCGCTCTCGTGATCTCGGGGTGCGAGGGCATCCTGATCGAGCGCGGAGGGCTCGGCGAGATCGATGCCGGCCGAACGACGCCGAGCGTCGACGCGGCGCGTCCGATCGATCCGCCGAGCGACGACGATGCAGGGACGTCGCCGCGGGCCGATCCCATCGACGCATCGCTCCCGCCCGACGACGACGTCGACGCCGGCACGCCGCCTCCTCCGCCGCCTCCCCCGATCGACGCGAGCACCGAGCCGGACGCCGGCGCGCCTCCGCCTCCTCCCCCTCCGCCTCCTCCGCCGCCTCCTCCGCCGCCGCCGCCCGTCGGCGGGTTCGCCGATCTCGTCACCCGCGCGCAGTGGGACGAGATGTTCCCGCAGCGCAACGCGCTCTACTCGTACGACGCGCTCGTCGCGGCCACCGAGCACCACCCGACGTTCGCGCGCGAGGGCACGCTCGAGCAGCGCCGCCGCGAGGTCGCCGCGTTCCTCGCGAACATCGCGCACGAGACCACGGGCGGCTGGGACACCGCGCCCGGCGGCCGATACGCGTGGGGCCTCTACTTCATCCAAGAGGTCGGGTGCGAGAGCGGCGCGTGCACCCAGTACTGCGCGCCCTCCGCGACGAACCCCTGCGCGCCCGGCCGCACCTATCACGGCCGCGGGCCGATCCAGCTCTCGTGGAACTACAACTACGGCCCGATGGGTCGCGAGCTCGGCGTCGATCTGCTCGCCGATCCCGACGCAGTCACGCGCGACGGCGTCGTCGCGTTCCGCACGGCGCTCTGGTTCTGGACCACGGCGCAGTCGCCGAAGCCCTCGTGCCACGACGTGATCACCGGTCGCTGGACGCCCACCGACGCCGATCGCGCGGCCGGTCGCCTGCCCGGCTTCGGCATGACCGTGAACGTGATCAACGGCGGGCTCGAGTGCGGACGGCCCGGCGACTATCGCGTCGCGGATCGGCTCGGCTTCTACGCGCGCTTCACGTCGATGCTCGGCGTCTCGCAGGGCGACCACGTCGACTGCGCGAGCATGCGCCCTTATTGA
- a CDS encoding tetratricopeptide repeat protein → MTRTIGVLAIALLLGATTTRASAQTSASDEQARIHFQAGTLYFEQERFEDAAREYEEAFALSPRPELLLNAATAWDRAARLEEAIAALERVMQQFPGTESAQLAQPRLDRLRRMQERLVREREEAAARAAATTTATTTEPTTSEGGGGLDYLPGTITLSASAVIAAVAIGLGVAAHDTYSTLEEQCTGGVCPGDLRDDRDSASTLADVSTALTFVAAAGGIAGVVLIVVAAIDDAPSPTTERVELAPGPGDVGLGARIRF, encoded by the coding sequence ATGACGAGGACGATCGGAGTGCTCGCGATCGCGCTGCTGCTGGGCGCGACGACGACGCGCGCGAGCGCGCAGACGTCGGCGAGCGACGAGCAGGCGCGCATCCACTTCCAGGCGGGCACGCTCTACTTCGAGCAGGAGCGCTTCGAGGACGCGGCGCGCGAGTACGAAGAGGCGTTCGCGCTCTCGCCGCGCCCCGAGCTCCTTCTGAACGCGGCGACGGCGTGGGATCGCGCGGCGCGCCTCGAAGAGGCGATCGCGGCGCTCGAGCGCGTGATGCAGCAGTTCCCGGGCACCGAGTCCGCGCAGCTCGCGCAGCCGCGCCTCGATCGCCTGCGGCGCATGCAGGAGCGGCTCGTGCGCGAGCGCGAGGAGGCCGCGGCGCGCGCCGCGGCGACGACGACCGCGACCACGACCGAGCCCACGACGAGCGAAGGCGGAGGCGGGCTCGACTACCTCCCGGGCACGATCACGCTCTCCGCCTCGGCGGTGATCGCCGCGGTCGCGATCGGGCTCGGCGTCGCGGCGCACGACACGTACTCGACGCTCGAGGAGCAGTGCACGGGCGGCGTGTGCCCCGGCGATCTCCGTGACGATCGCGACAGCGCGTCGACCCTCGCCGACGTGTCCACCGCGCTCACGTTCGTCGCCGCGGCGGGCGGCATCGCGGGCGTGGTGCTGATCGTGGTGGCCGCGATCGACGACGCGCCCAGCCCGACGACCGAGCGCGTGGAGCTCGCGCCGGGACCGGGCGACGTGGGCCTCGGAGCGCGCATCCGGTTCTGA
- a CDS encoding CobW family GTP-binding protein yields MRVGTIPVTVVTGFLGAGKTTLVNAWLAEHARGEIAVIVNELGAIGIDGELLAERARTLVEITGGCICCTTYAELVKALSELASRAPHRVIVETSGAASPAGVIRAISRTEALRLDGVITVVDATRVPSLASNDLALEQIGYADVVVLSRADMCSQHTIDEAREWVGARNGAAIVATSARGVAERFEGLLAQRATDVGWRALPAAAHASAIESVSLVVDDELDEDRFLEWMEDELARIAGRLLRTKGVLAIRGVEPRMILQGVADEVEVTFGAPWRDDEVRRSRLVIVGYGLDRDALARGFAACRAGRGAPT; encoded by the coding sequence ATGCGTGTCGGGACCATCCCGGTGACCGTGGTGACCGGCTTCCTCGGCGCGGGGAAGACGACGCTGGTGAACGCGTGGCTCGCCGAGCACGCGCGCGGCGAGATCGCGGTGATCGTCAACGAGCTCGGCGCGATCGGCATCGACGGCGAGCTGCTCGCGGAGCGCGCGCGCACGCTCGTGGAGATCACCGGCGGATGCATCTGCTGCACGACGTACGCGGAGCTCGTGAAGGCGCTCTCCGAGCTCGCGTCGCGCGCGCCGCACCGGGTGATCGTCGAGACGTCGGGCGCAGCGTCCCCGGCCGGCGTGATCCGCGCGATCAGCCGCACCGAGGCGCTCCGGCTCGACGGAGTGATCACGGTGGTGGACGCGACGCGCGTGCCTTCGCTCGCGTCGAACGATCTCGCGCTCGAGCAGATCGGGTACGCCGACGTCGTCGTGCTCTCGCGCGCCGATATGTGCTCACAGCACACGATCGACGAGGCGCGCGAGTGGGTCGGTGCGCGCAACGGCGCCGCGATCGTCGCGACGTCGGCGCGCGGTGTCGCGGAGCGCTTCGAGGGCCTGCTCGCGCAGCGCGCGACCGACGTCGGATGGCGCGCGCTGCCCGCGGCGGCACACGCGAGCGCGATCGAGTCGGTGTCGCTGGTGGTCGACGACGAGCTCGACGAGGATCGCTTCCTCGAGTGGATGGAGGACGAGCTCGCGCGGATCGCCGGGCGTCTCCTGCGCACCAAGGGCGTGCTCGCGATCCGCGGCGTCGAGCCGCGCATGATCCTCCAGGGGGTCGCCGACGAGGTGGAGGTCACGTTCGGCGCGCCGTGGCGCGACGACGAGGTGCGACGGAGCCGGCTCGTGATCGTCGGATACGGGCTCGACCGGGACGCGCTCGCGCGCGGTTTCGCGGCGTGTCGCGCGGGCCGAGGCGCGCCTACGTAA
- a CDS encoding ion transporter: MERRDQRPGGEGLRERAFEVVFESDTPAGRAFDTALLVAIFASVVAVLLESVPSFRARWGDALRASEWAFTILFAIEYVLRLAIVRQPLRYATSFFGLVDLLAILPTLVSLLVPGAQSLLVIRVVRLLRVFRVLKLASFTVEAAVLSRALRASRQKITVFIGAILSTVVIAGALMYLVEGDAAGFDSIPRGMYWAIVTLTTVGYGDISPRTPIGQAIASVLMIGGYGVIAVPTGIVSVELANATRAGLSPEACPGCGLEGHDADAGFCKRCGTRL; this comes from the coding sequence GTGGAGCGTCGGGATCAGAGGCCGGGCGGCGAAGGGCTTCGCGAGCGCGCGTTCGAGGTCGTGTTCGAGTCCGACACGCCCGCGGGGCGCGCGTTCGACACCGCGCTGCTCGTGGCGATCTTCGCGAGCGTGGTCGCGGTGCTGCTCGAGAGCGTGCCGTCGTTCCGCGCGCGCTGGGGCGACGCGCTGCGCGCGTCGGAGTGGGCGTTCACGATCCTCTTCGCGATCGAGTACGTCCTGCGCCTCGCGATCGTTCGCCAGCCGCTGCGCTACGCGACGAGCTTCTTCGGGCTCGTCGATCTGCTCGCGATCCTGCCGACGCTGGTCAGCCTGCTGGTGCCGGGCGCGCAGTCGCTGCTCGTGATCCGCGTGGTGCGTCTGCTGCGCGTGTTCCGCGTGCTCAAGCTCGCGAGCTTCACGGTCGAGGCCGCGGTGCTCTCGCGCGCGCTCCGCGCGAGCCGCCAGAAGATCACGGTGTTCATCGGCGCGATCCTCAGCACCGTCGTGATCGCGGGCGCGCTGATGTACCTCGTGGAAGGCGACGCCGCGGGGTTCGACAGCATCCCGCGCGGCATGTACTGGGCGATCGTCACGCTCACGACGGTCGGCTACGGCGACATCTCGCCGCGCACGCCGATCGGACAAGCGATCGCGTCCGTGCTGATGATCGGCGGCTACGGGGTGATCGCAGTGCCGACCGGCATCGTGTCGGTGGAGCTCGCGAACGCGACGCGCGCCGGGCTCTCGCCCGAGGCGTGCCCGGGCTGCGGGCTCGAGGGCCACGATGCCGACGCGGGCTTCTGCAAGCGCTGCGGGACTCGGCTGTAG
- a CDS encoding RNA polymerase sigma-70 factor: MSDDPFVAHRGLLFTVAYEMLGSVADADDVVQETWLRWASAARPEVRDPRAYLVRIVTRQALNRLRSRKRRREDYVGEWLPEPLLVGPEVAEDVELAESISMAMLTGLETLGPTERAVFVLREVFETPYDEIAAAVGKTPAAVRQIAHRAREHVAARRPRMQVTRAEQEAVIARFLEALTDGDVRGLVEVLAPDVALVPDGGGVVPALRVSLVGVESVVRALSGFAKRARAGTVVSRMWINGGPAARIDVDGVLDTAISFVVEDGRITRIYAVRNPHKLTPLREAKQVTLQRSTSRDDA, from the coding sequence ATGAGCGACGATCCGTTCGTCGCCCACCGTGGCCTGCTCTTCACCGTCGCGTACGAGATGCTCGGCTCCGTCGCCGACGCCGACGACGTGGTGCAGGAGACCTGGCTGCGGTGGGCCAGCGCGGCGCGGCCCGAGGTGCGCGATCCTCGCGCGTACCTCGTGCGGATCGTCACCCGGCAGGCGCTCAACCGGCTGCGTTCCCGGAAGCGACGGCGTGAGGACTACGTCGGAGAGTGGCTGCCGGAGCCGCTCCTCGTCGGCCCCGAGGTCGCCGAGGACGTCGAGCTCGCGGAGAGCATCTCGATGGCGATGCTCACCGGGCTCGAGACCCTCGGGCCCACGGAGCGCGCGGTGTTCGTGCTCCGCGAGGTGTTCGAGACGCCGTACGACGAGATCGCCGCAGCCGTCGGGAAGACCCCCGCCGCGGTGCGCCAGATCGCGCACCGCGCGCGAGAGCACGTGGCCGCCCGCCGACCGCGGATGCAGGTGACCCGCGCGGAGCAGGAAGCCGTGATCGCGCGCTTCCTCGAAGCGCTGACCGACGGGGACGTGCGAGGCCTCGTCGAAGTGCTCGCGCCCGACGTGGCGCTGGTCCCCGACGGGGGCGGCGTCGTCCCTGCGCTCCGGGTGTCGCTCGTCGGCGTGGAGTCGGTCGTGCGGGCTCTCTCCGGCTTCGCGAAGCGCGCGCGCGCGGGCACGGTCGTCTCGCGGATGTGGATCAACGGCGGCCCTGCGGCGCGCATCGACGTCGATGGCGTGCTCGACACCGCGATCAGCTTCGTCGTCGAGGACGGCCGGATCACGCGCATCTACGCGGTCCGCAACCCTCACAAGCTCACGCCGCTCCGGGAGGCGAAGCAGGTGACGCTGCAGCGCTCGACGTCTCGTGACGACGCTTGA
- a CDS encoding carboxymuconolactone decarboxylase family protein, whose protein sequence is MAGTTRIPAAEITGIYGAMIKRLSKRMLGEVPESLGVFWHHRPVLKALFGMSGQAQKWGACDRNLKSLAHMAVASMVGCSFCLDLGYFTAHNEGLDVNKAREVPRWRESHVFTPLERDVMEYAEAMSDTPPRVTDAMSARLLEQLGAPALLELTAFAGLANLAARTNVALGIQAQGFSASCGLRPLAAHTAETAAAT, encoded by the coding sequence ATGGCAGGAACGACACGGATCCCCGCGGCCGAGATCACCGGCATCTACGGCGCGATGATCAAGAGGCTCAGCAAGCGGATGCTCGGAGAGGTGCCGGAGTCCCTCGGCGTCTTCTGGCACCACCGCCCGGTGCTCAAGGCGCTCTTCGGGATGTCCGGTCAGGCGCAGAAGTGGGGCGCCTGCGATCGCAACCTGAAGTCGCTCGCGCACATGGCGGTCGCGTCGATGGTCGGCTGCAGCTTCTGCCTCGACCTCGGCTACTTCACTGCCCACAACGAGGGCCTCGACGTGAACAAGGCGCGCGAGGTGCCGCGGTGGCGCGAGTCCCACGTCTTCACGCCGCTCGAGCGCGACGTCATGGAGTACGCCGAAGCGATGAGCGACACGCCGCCGCGCGTCACCGATGCGATGTCCGCCCGCCTGCTCGAGCAGCTCGGCGCGCCCGCGCTCCTGGAGCTCACGGCGTTCGCCGGGCTGGCGAACCTCGCGGCCCGCACCAACGTCGCGCTCGGCATCCAGGCGCAGGGCTTCTCGGCGAGCTGCGGCCTGCGGCCGCTCGCGGCGCACACCGCGGAAACGGCCGCGGCGACATGA
- a CDS encoding ArsR/SmtB family transcription factor: MHREAALDRTFRALADPTRRSMIHALASGEARSAGELGARFRSAQPTISRHLKVLEQACLVERRVEGRVHRFRLRREPLAEASQWLERHQAFWTGAVDQLEQLLKESER, translated from the coding sequence ATGCATCGTGAGGCTGCCCTCGACCGCACGTTTCGCGCGCTCGCCGACCCGACGCGCCGCTCGATGATCCACGCGCTCGCGAGCGGCGAGGCGCGCAGCGCCGGCGAGCTCGGCGCGCGCTTCCGCTCCGCGCAGCCGACCATCTCGCGCCACCTCAAGGTGCTCGAGCAGGCGTGCCTCGTGGAGCGGCGCGTCGAGGGGCGCGTTCACCGGTTTCGCCTGCGTCGCGAGCCGCTCGCGGAAGCCAGTCAGTGGCTCGAGCGCCATCAGGCGTTCTGGACCGGCGCGGTCGATCAGCTCGAGCAGCTCCTGAAGGAGTCCGAGCGATGA
- a CDS encoding SRPBCC family protein, translated as MSAPSPGVLVRRFLSASPDRVFAAFADATLVARWLRPSPDIALTVLAFDFRRGGAYRFAYDVPTGERMVVGGTYSVIEPPSRIVFSWLIEPPDEHAGIDSEVIVTLAGKDAGTELTIRHTKLGRADADLRHDQGWRGALDLLDARLREEP; from the coding sequence ATGAGCGCTCCGAGCCCCGGCGTGCTCGTGCGCCGCTTCTTGAGCGCCTCTCCCGACAGGGTGTTCGCGGCCTTCGCCGACGCGACGCTGGTCGCGCGGTGGCTGCGTCCGTCGCCGGACATCGCGCTCACCGTGCTCGCGTTCGACTTTCGCCGAGGTGGTGCGTACCGGTTCGCCTACGACGTGCCGACCGGCGAGCGGATGGTCGTCGGCGGCACGTACAGCGTCATCGAGCCGCCGTCGCGCATCGTGTTCTCGTGGCTGATCGAGCCGCCCGACGAGCACGCCGGCATCGACTCGGAGGTGATCGTGACGCTGGCTGGAAAGGACGCCGGCACCGAGCTCACCATCCGCCACACGAAGCTCGGACGCGCGGACGCCGACCTGCGGCACGACCAGGGCTGGCGCGGCGCGCTCGATCTGCTCGACGCGCGACTGCGAGAGGAGCCCTGA
- a CDS encoding TfoX/Sxy family protein: protein MAIDEALAAQVRAALADASHVREVKMFGGLGFVLNGHMVAASSDRGLLVRVGEPGEAEALAKPGAHPMVMNGRTMRGFVRVTGALDARSVESWLRLARVFVETLPAKESGAGSKRRRATR, encoded by the coding sequence ATGGCGATCGACGAAGCGCTCGCCGCGCAGGTGCGAGCCGCGCTCGCGGACGCGAGTCACGTGCGCGAGGTCAAGATGTTCGGTGGCCTCGGCTTCGTGCTGAACGGCCACATGGTCGCGGCGAGCTCCGACCGTGGCCTCCTCGTGCGCGTCGGCGAGCCCGGCGAAGCCGAGGCGCTCGCCAAGCCGGGCGCTCATCCGATGGTGATGAACGGCCGCACGATGCGCGGCTTCGTCCGGGTCACGGGCGCGCTGGATGCGCGAAGCGTCGAGTCGTGGCTGCGACTGGCGCGCGTTTTCGTCGAGACGCTGCCCGCGAAGGAGAGCGGTGCCGGCTCCAAGCGCAGGAGGGCGACGCGATGA